The Harpia harpyja isolate bHarHar1 chromosome 10, bHarHar1 primary haplotype, whole genome shotgun sequence genome includes a region encoding these proteins:
- the SLC44A2 gene encoding choline transporter-like protein 2 isoform X2 translates to MGGQGDNYYGKHGTPQKYDPTFKGPIYDRGCTDIICCVLLVIAIVGYVVVGVVAWTHGDPRKVIYPTDSRGQFCGQQGTPNEKKPFLFYFDIVKCASPLVLLEFQCPTTQICVSKCPDRYQTYLSAYGSRTPSELEYYRQFCVPEFKNLQKAPIEVLKDKECPAMIIPSTPLARRCFPAIRAKKGVIMVGNETTYDDGRGRRRNVTELLEGAKKANVVLETRQLAMKIFEDYTVSWYWIIIGLVIAMVASFIFIVLLRFLAGIMVWVMIVMVILVLGYGIFHCYMEYAKLKGEAGSDVSLKDLGFQTDLRVYLHLRQTWLAFMIILCIVEVVIILLLIFLRKRILIAIALIKEASRAVGHIMMSLLFPLCTFFLLCLCIAYWASTAVFLSTSNEAIYKVFNESACQFSGQTCKPETFNTSNVTKLCPDAQCLFAFYGGETAYHKYLIVLQFFNVFMFFWLANFVIALGQVTLAGAFASYYWAFKKPDDMPAFPLFSAFGRALRYHTGSLAFGSLILAIVQVIRVTLEYLDHRLKAADNKFAKFLLSCLKCCFWCLEKFIKFLNRNAYIMIAVYGTNFCTSARNAFFLLMRNIIRVAVLDKVTDFLFFLGKLLIVGSVGILAFFFFTQRIKLVQDTAPPLNYYWVPILTVIVGSYLIAHGFFSVYGMCVDTLFLCFCEDLERNDGSPERPYYMSPELSEILLKGNLEPSKSADSQG, encoded by the exons ATGGGGGGCCAAGGGGACAACTACTACGGCAAGCACG GGACGCCGCAGAAATATGACCCGACTTTCAAAGGTCCCATTTACGACAG GGGCTGCACGGACATTATCTGCTGCGTCCTGCTGGTCATCGCCATCGTGGGCTACGTGGTGGTGGGTGTCGTGG CCTGGACCCACGGGGACCCCCGGAAGGTGATCTACCCAACCGACAGTCGCGGGCAGTTCTGCGGGCAACAGGGAACCCCCAACGA GAAGAAACCTTTCCTCTTTTACTTCGACATCGTGAAGTGTGCCAGCCCGCTGGTGCTGCTGGAGTTTCAGTGCCCGACCACGCAG ATCTGTGTCAGCAAATGCCCAGACCGGTACCAGACGTACCTGAGCGCCTATGGCTCCCGCACGCCCAGCGAGCTGGAGTACTACCGGCAATTCTGCGTCCCTGAGTTCAAAAACCTGCAGAAG GCTCCCATTGAGGTGCTGAAGGACAAAGAGTGCCCAGCCATGATTATCCCCAGCACCCCAC TGGCGCGGCGATGCTTCCCGGCCATCCGGGCCAAGAAGGGCGTCATCATGGTCGGTAACGAGACCACTTACGACGACGGCCGTGGGCGCCGGAGGAACGTCACTGAGCTTCTGGAAGGGGCCAA AAAAGCAAACGTGGTCCTGGAAACCAGACAACTGGCTATGAAGATCTTTGAAGATTACACGGTTTCCTGGTACTGGATAATAAT AGGCCTCGTGATTGCGATGGTGGCCAGCTTCATCTTCATTGTCCTGCTCCGCTTCCTGGCCGGGATCATGGTCTGGGTGATGATCGTGATGGTGATCCTGGTGCTGGGCTACG GAATCTTCCACTGTTACATGGAATATGCAAAACTAAAAGGGGAAGCGGGTTCTGATGTCTCCCTGAAGGACCTGGGATTTCAGACAGACCTACGCGTCTACCTCCACCTGCGGCAGACGTGGCTGGCGTTCA tGATCATCCTGTGCATCGTGGAGGTGGTGATCATACTGCTGCTCATCTTCCTCCGCAAAAGGATCCTCATTGCCATCGCGCTCATCAAGGAGGCGAGCAG AGCTGTTGGTCACATCATGATGTCGCTGCTGTTCCCGTTGTGCACCTTCTTCCTGCTGTGTCTCTGCATCGCCTACTGGGCCAGCACCGCCGT TTTCCTCTCCACCTCCAACGAGGCGATCTATAAGGTTTTTAACGAGTCTGCGTGCCAGTTTTCCGGGCAGACCTGCAAGCCAGAG ACCTTCAACACGAGCAACGTCACCAAGCTCTGCCCTGACGCCCAGTGCCTCTTCGCATTCTACGGGGGCGAGACGGCGTACCACAAGTATCTCATCGTCCTTCAGTTCTTCAACGTCTTCATGTTCTTCTGGCTCGCCAACTTCGTGATCGCGCTGGGCCAGGTGACGCTGGCCGGGGCCTTCGCGTCGTACTACTGGGCCTTCAAGAAACCCGACGACATGCCCGCCTTCCCCCTCTTCTCCGCCTTCGGCCGTGCGCTCCG GTACCACACCGGCTCGCTTGCCTTTGGCTCTCTGATCCTCGCCATCGTCCAAGTCATCAGGGTCACACTGGAGTATCTGGACCACAGGTTAAAAG CTGCAGATAATAAGTTTGCCAAGTTCCTCCTGAGCTGCCTGAAGTGCTGCTTCTGGTGCCTGGAAAAATTCATCAAATTCCTCAATAGAAACGCATACATCATG ATCGCCGTCTATGGCACCAATTTCTGCACCTCCGCCAGGAACGCATTCTTCCTGCTGATGAGGAACATCATTAG GGTGGCCGTTTTAGATAAAGTCACggatttcctctttttcctcggTAAACTCCTCATCGTGGGAAGCGTCG GAATCCTTGCCTTCTTTTTCTTCACCCAGCGGATAAAGCTCGTCCAAGACACAGCGCCGCCCCTAAATTACTACTGGGTCCCTATTCTG ACGGTGATCGTGGGCTCCTACCTCATTGCCCACGGGTTCTTCAGCGTGTACGGCATGTGCGTGGACAccctcttcctctgcttct GTGAAGATCTGGAGAGGAACGATGGATCTCCCGAGAGGCCTTACTACATGTCCCCTGAGCTGAGTGAGATCCTGCTGAAGGGGAACCTAGAGCCTTCCAAAAGCGCCGATAGCCAAGGCTAG
- the SLC44A2 gene encoding choline transporter-like protein 2 isoform X3 codes for MEERAAGRRDPDGAYGTPQKYDPTFKGPIYDRGCTDIICCVLLVIAIVGYVVVGVVAWTHGDPRKVIYPTDSRGQFCGQQGTPNEKKPFLFYFDIVKCASPLVLLEFQCPTTQICVSKCPDRYQTYLSAYGSRTPSELEYYRQFCVPEFKNLQKAPIEVLKDKECPAMIIPSTPLARRCFPAIRAKKGVIMVGNETTYDDGRGRRRNVTELLEGAKKANVVLETRQLAMKIFEDYTVSWYWIIIGLVIAMVASFIFIVLLRFLAGIMVWVMIVMVILVLGYGIFHCYMEYAKLKGEAGSDVSLKDLGFQTDLRVYLHLRQTWLAFMIILCIVEVVIILLLIFLRKRILIAIALIKEASRAVGHIMMSLLFPLCTFFLLCLCIAYWASTAVFLSTSNEAIYKVFNESACQFSGQTCKPETFNTSNVTKLCPDAQCLFAFYGGETAYHKYLIVLQFFNVFMFFWLANFVIALGQVTLAGAFASYYWAFKKPDDMPAFPLFSAFGRALRYHTGSLAFGSLILAIVQVIRVTLEYLDHRLKAADNKFAKFLLSCLKCCFWCLEKFIKFLNRNAYIMIAVYGTNFCTSARNAFFLLMRNIIRVAVLDKVTDFLFFLGKLLIVGSVGILAFFFFTQRIKLVQDTAPPLNYYWVPILTVIVGSYLIAHGFFSVYGMCVDTLFLCFLEDLERNDGSAEKPYFMSPDLKKLLKKTNKGQPDA; via the exons ATGGAGGAGCGAGCCGCGGGCAGGAGGGACCCGGACGGCGCTTACG GGACGCCGCAGAAATATGACCCGACTTTCAAAGGTCCCATTTACGACAG GGGCTGCACGGACATTATCTGCTGCGTCCTGCTGGTCATCGCCATCGTGGGCTACGTGGTGGTGGGTGTCGTGG CCTGGACCCACGGGGACCCCCGGAAGGTGATCTACCCAACCGACAGTCGCGGGCAGTTCTGCGGGCAACAGGGAACCCCCAACGA GAAGAAACCTTTCCTCTTTTACTTCGACATCGTGAAGTGTGCCAGCCCGCTGGTGCTGCTGGAGTTTCAGTGCCCGACCACGCAG ATCTGTGTCAGCAAATGCCCAGACCGGTACCAGACGTACCTGAGCGCCTATGGCTCCCGCACGCCCAGCGAGCTGGAGTACTACCGGCAATTCTGCGTCCCTGAGTTCAAAAACCTGCAGAAG GCTCCCATTGAGGTGCTGAAGGACAAAGAGTGCCCAGCCATGATTATCCCCAGCACCCCAC TGGCGCGGCGATGCTTCCCGGCCATCCGGGCCAAGAAGGGCGTCATCATGGTCGGTAACGAGACCACTTACGACGACGGCCGTGGGCGCCGGAGGAACGTCACTGAGCTTCTGGAAGGGGCCAA AAAAGCAAACGTGGTCCTGGAAACCAGACAACTGGCTATGAAGATCTTTGAAGATTACACGGTTTCCTGGTACTGGATAATAAT AGGCCTCGTGATTGCGATGGTGGCCAGCTTCATCTTCATTGTCCTGCTCCGCTTCCTGGCCGGGATCATGGTCTGGGTGATGATCGTGATGGTGATCCTGGTGCTGGGCTACG GAATCTTCCACTGTTACATGGAATATGCAAAACTAAAAGGGGAAGCGGGTTCTGATGTCTCCCTGAAGGACCTGGGATTTCAGACAGACCTACGCGTCTACCTCCACCTGCGGCAGACGTGGCTGGCGTTCA tGATCATCCTGTGCATCGTGGAGGTGGTGATCATACTGCTGCTCATCTTCCTCCGCAAAAGGATCCTCATTGCCATCGCGCTCATCAAGGAGGCGAGCAG AGCTGTTGGTCACATCATGATGTCGCTGCTGTTCCCGTTGTGCACCTTCTTCCTGCTGTGTCTCTGCATCGCCTACTGGGCCAGCACCGCCGT TTTCCTCTCCACCTCCAACGAGGCGATCTATAAGGTTTTTAACGAGTCTGCGTGCCAGTTTTCCGGGCAGACCTGCAAGCCAGAG ACCTTCAACACGAGCAACGTCACCAAGCTCTGCCCTGACGCCCAGTGCCTCTTCGCATTCTACGGGGGCGAGACGGCGTACCACAAGTATCTCATCGTCCTTCAGTTCTTCAACGTCTTCATGTTCTTCTGGCTCGCCAACTTCGTGATCGCGCTGGGCCAGGTGACGCTGGCCGGGGCCTTCGCGTCGTACTACTGGGCCTTCAAGAAACCCGACGACATGCCCGCCTTCCCCCTCTTCTCCGCCTTCGGCCGTGCGCTCCG GTACCACACCGGCTCGCTTGCCTTTGGCTCTCTGATCCTCGCCATCGTCCAAGTCATCAGGGTCACACTGGAGTATCTGGACCACAGGTTAAAAG CTGCAGATAATAAGTTTGCCAAGTTCCTCCTGAGCTGCCTGAAGTGCTGCTTCTGGTGCCTGGAAAAATTCATCAAATTCCTCAATAGAAACGCATACATCATG ATCGCCGTCTATGGCACCAATTTCTGCACCTCCGCCAGGAACGCATTCTTCCTGCTGATGAGGAACATCATTAG GGTGGCCGTTTTAGATAAAGTCACggatttcctctttttcctcggTAAACTCCTCATCGTGGGAAGCGTCG GAATCCTTGCCTTCTTTTTCTTCACCCAGCGGATAAAGCTCGTCCAAGACACAGCGCCGCCCCTAAATTACTACTGGGTCCCTATTCTG ACGGTGATCGTGGGCTCCTACCTCATTGCCCACGGGTTCTTCAGCGTGTACGGCATGTGCGTGGACAccctcttcctctgcttct TGGAAGACCTGGAGCGTAACGACGGTTCGGCCGAAAAGCCTTATTTTATGTCACCCGACCTGAAAAAGCTCCTGAAGAAGACGAACAAAGGTCAGCCTGATGCCTAG
- the SLC44A2 gene encoding choline transporter-like protein 2 isoform X1, whose protein sequence is MEERAAGRRDPDGAYGTPQKYDPTFKGPIYDRGCTDIICCVLLVIAIVGYVVVGVVAWTHGDPRKVIYPTDSRGQFCGQQGTPNEKKPFLFYFDIVKCASPLVLLEFQCPTTQICVSKCPDRYQTYLSAYGSRTPSELEYYRQFCVPEFKNLQKAPIEVLKDKECPAMIIPSTPLARRCFPAIRAKKGVIMVGNETTYDDGRGRRRNVTELLEGAKKANVVLETRQLAMKIFEDYTVSWYWIIIGLVIAMVASFIFIVLLRFLAGIMVWVMIVMVILVLGYGIFHCYMEYAKLKGEAGSDVSLKDLGFQTDLRVYLHLRQTWLAFMIILCIVEVVIILLLIFLRKRILIAIALIKEASRAVGHIMMSLLFPLCTFFLLCLCIAYWASTAVFLSTSNEAIYKVFNESACQFSGQTCKPETFNTSNVTKLCPDAQCLFAFYGGETAYHKYLIVLQFFNVFMFFWLANFVIALGQVTLAGAFASYYWAFKKPDDMPAFPLFSAFGRALRYHTGSLAFGSLILAIVQVIRVTLEYLDHRLKAADNKFAKFLLSCLKCCFWCLEKFIKFLNRNAYIMIAVYGTNFCTSARNAFFLLMRNIIRVAVLDKVTDFLFFLGKLLIVGSVGILAFFFFTQRIKLVQDTAPPLNYYWVPILTVIVGSYLIAHGFFSVYGMCVDTLFLCFCEDLERNDGSPERPYYMSPELSEILLKGNLEPSKSADSQG, encoded by the exons ATGGAGGAGCGAGCCGCGGGCAGGAGGGACCCGGACGGCGCTTACG GGACGCCGCAGAAATATGACCCGACTTTCAAAGGTCCCATTTACGACAG GGGCTGCACGGACATTATCTGCTGCGTCCTGCTGGTCATCGCCATCGTGGGCTACGTGGTGGTGGGTGTCGTGG CCTGGACCCACGGGGACCCCCGGAAGGTGATCTACCCAACCGACAGTCGCGGGCAGTTCTGCGGGCAACAGGGAACCCCCAACGA GAAGAAACCTTTCCTCTTTTACTTCGACATCGTGAAGTGTGCCAGCCCGCTGGTGCTGCTGGAGTTTCAGTGCCCGACCACGCAG ATCTGTGTCAGCAAATGCCCAGACCGGTACCAGACGTACCTGAGCGCCTATGGCTCCCGCACGCCCAGCGAGCTGGAGTACTACCGGCAATTCTGCGTCCCTGAGTTCAAAAACCTGCAGAAG GCTCCCATTGAGGTGCTGAAGGACAAAGAGTGCCCAGCCATGATTATCCCCAGCACCCCAC TGGCGCGGCGATGCTTCCCGGCCATCCGGGCCAAGAAGGGCGTCATCATGGTCGGTAACGAGACCACTTACGACGACGGCCGTGGGCGCCGGAGGAACGTCACTGAGCTTCTGGAAGGGGCCAA AAAAGCAAACGTGGTCCTGGAAACCAGACAACTGGCTATGAAGATCTTTGAAGATTACACGGTTTCCTGGTACTGGATAATAAT AGGCCTCGTGATTGCGATGGTGGCCAGCTTCATCTTCATTGTCCTGCTCCGCTTCCTGGCCGGGATCATGGTCTGGGTGATGATCGTGATGGTGATCCTGGTGCTGGGCTACG GAATCTTCCACTGTTACATGGAATATGCAAAACTAAAAGGGGAAGCGGGTTCTGATGTCTCCCTGAAGGACCTGGGATTTCAGACAGACCTACGCGTCTACCTCCACCTGCGGCAGACGTGGCTGGCGTTCA tGATCATCCTGTGCATCGTGGAGGTGGTGATCATACTGCTGCTCATCTTCCTCCGCAAAAGGATCCTCATTGCCATCGCGCTCATCAAGGAGGCGAGCAG AGCTGTTGGTCACATCATGATGTCGCTGCTGTTCCCGTTGTGCACCTTCTTCCTGCTGTGTCTCTGCATCGCCTACTGGGCCAGCACCGCCGT TTTCCTCTCCACCTCCAACGAGGCGATCTATAAGGTTTTTAACGAGTCTGCGTGCCAGTTTTCCGGGCAGACCTGCAAGCCAGAG ACCTTCAACACGAGCAACGTCACCAAGCTCTGCCCTGACGCCCAGTGCCTCTTCGCATTCTACGGGGGCGAGACGGCGTACCACAAGTATCTCATCGTCCTTCAGTTCTTCAACGTCTTCATGTTCTTCTGGCTCGCCAACTTCGTGATCGCGCTGGGCCAGGTGACGCTGGCCGGGGCCTTCGCGTCGTACTACTGGGCCTTCAAGAAACCCGACGACATGCCCGCCTTCCCCCTCTTCTCCGCCTTCGGCCGTGCGCTCCG GTACCACACCGGCTCGCTTGCCTTTGGCTCTCTGATCCTCGCCATCGTCCAAGTCATCAGGGTCACACTGGAGTATCTGGACCACAGGTTAAAAG CTGCAGATAATAAGTTTGCCAAGTTCCTCCTGAGCTGCCTGAAGTGCTGCTTCTGGTGCCTGGAAAAATTCATCAAATTCCTCAATAGAAACGCATACATCATG ATCGCCGTCTATGGCACCAATTTCTGCACCTCCGCCAGGAACGCATTCTTCCTGCTGATGAGGAACATCATTAG GGTGGCCGTTTTAGATAAAGTCACggatttcctctttttcctcggTAAACTCCTCATCGTGGGAAGCGTCG GAATCCTTGCCTTCTTTTTCTTCACCCAGCGGATAAAGCTCGTCCAAGACACAGCGCCGCCCCTAAATTACTACTGGGTCCCTATTCTG ACGGTGATCGTGGGCTCCTACCTCATTGCCCACGGGTTCTTCAGCGTGTACGGCATGTGCGTGGACAccctcttcctctgcttct GTGAAGATCTGGAGAGGAACGATGGATCTCCCGAGAGGCCTTACTACATGTCCCCTGAGCTGAGTGAGATCCTGCTGAAGGGGAACCTAGAGCCTTCCAAAAGCGCCGATAGCCAAGGCTAG
- the AP1M2 gene encoding AP-1 complex subunit mu-2, whose product MAASALFILDLKGKPLISRNYKGDVGLGEIEHFMGLLLQREEEGALTPLLTHGKVHFLWIKHANLYLVATTKKNGNASLVYSFLYKVVEVFCEYFKELEEESIRDNFVIIYELLDELMDFGFPQTTDSKILQEYITQEGNKLETGKSRVPTTVTNAVSWRSEGIKYKKNEVFIDVIESVNLLVSANGSVLLSEVVGTIKLKVFLSGMPELRLGLNDRVLFELTGRGKNKSVELEDVKFHQCVRLSRFDNDRTISFIPPDGDFELMSYRLNTQVKPLIWIESVIEKFSHSRVEIMVKAKGQFKKQSVANGVEIAVPVPSDADSPKFKTSVGSARYLPERNLVIWTIKSFPGGKEHLMRAHFGLPSVEKEEEEGRPPISVRFEIPYFTVSGIQVRYMKIIEKSGYQALPWVRYITQSGDYQLRTS is encoded by the exons ATGGCCGCCTCTGCCCTCTTCATCCTGGACCTCAAGGGGAAG CCGCTGATCAGCCGCAACTACAAGGGGgacgtggggctgggggagatcGAGCACTTcatggggctgctgctgcagcgggaggaggagggggccCTCACCCCCCTCCTGACCCACGGCAAGGTCCATTTCCTCTGGATCAAACACGCCAACCTCTACC TGGTGGCCACCACCAAGAAGAACGGCAACGCTTCCTTGGTCTACTCCTTCCTCTACAAGGTGGTGGAG gtcttCTGCGAGTACTtcaaggagctggaggaggagagcatcCGCGACAACTTCGTCATCATCTACGAGCTCCTGGACGAGCTGATGGACTTTGGCTTCCCGCAGACCACGGACAGCAAGATCCTGCAGga GTACATCACGCAGGAGGGTAACAAGCTGGAGACAGGCAAATCCCGCGTCCCCACCACGGTCACCAACGCCGTGTCCTGGCGCTCCGAGGGCATCAAGTACAAGAAGAACGAGGTCTTCATCGACGTCATCGAGTCGGTGAACCTGCTG GTGAGCGCCAACGGCAGCGTGCTGCTGAGCGAGGTGGTGGGCACCATCAAGCTGAAGGTCTTCCTCTCGGGGATGCCCGAGCTGCGCCTGGGCTTGAACGACCGCGTCCTCTTCGAGCTGACCGGGC GGGGCAAGAACAAGTCGGTGGAGCTGGAGGACGTGAAGTTCCACCAGTGCGTCCGGCTCTCCCGCTTCGACAACGACCGCACCATCTCCTTCATCCCCCCCGACGGAGACTTCGAGCTCATGTCCTACCGCCTCAACACCCAG gTGAAGCCGCTCATCTGGATCGAGTCGGTCATCGAGAAGTTCTCCCACAGCCGGGTGGAAATCATGGTCAAG gccAAGGGCCAGTTCAAGAAGCAGTCGGTGGCCAACGGGGTGGAGATCGCCGTGCCGGTGCCCAGCGACGCCGACTCCCCCAAGTTCAAGACGAGCGTGGGTTCCGCCAGGTACCTCCCGGAGAGGAACCTCGTCATCTGGACCATCAAATCCTTCCCG GGGGGAAAGGAGCACCTGATGCGCGCCCACTTCGGTCTGCCCAGcgtggagaaggaggaggaggagggtcggCCCCCCATCTCCGTCCGCTTCGAGATTCCCTACTTCACCGTCTCGGGCATCCAG gtgcGGTACATGAAGATCATCGAGAAGAGCGGGTACCAGGCGCTGCCCTGGGTGCGCTACATCACCCAGAGCGGGG ACTACCAGCTCCGCACCagctaa
- the SLC44A2 gene encoding choline transporter-like protein 2 isoform X4, with translation MGGQGDNYYGKHGTPQKYDPTFKGPIYDRGCTDIICCVLLVIAIVGYVVVGVVAWTHGDPRKVIYPTDSRGQFCGQQGTPNEKKPFLFYFDIVKCASPLVLLEFQCPTTQICVSKCPDRYQTYLSAYGSRTPSELEYYRQFCVPEFKNLQKAPIEVLKDKECPAMIIPSTPLARRCFPAIRAKKGVIMVGNETTYDDGRGRRRNVTELLEGAKKANVVLETRQLAMKIFEDYTVSWYWIIIGLVIAMVASFIFIVLLRFLAGIMVWVMIVMVILVLGYGIFHCYMEYAKLKGEAGSDVSLKDLGFQTDLRVYLHLRQTWLAFMIILCIVEVVIILLLIFLRKRILIAIALIKEASRAVGHIMMSLLFPLCTFFLLCLCIAYWASTAVFLSTSNEAIYKVFNESACQFSGQTCKPETFNTSNVTKLCPDAQCLFAFYGGETAYHKYLIVLQFFNVFMFFWLANFVIALGQVTLAGAFASYYWAFKKPDDMPAFPLFSAFGRALRYHTGSLAFGSLILAIVQVIRVTLEYLDHRLKAADNKFAKFLLSCLKCCFWCLEKFIKFLNRNAYIMIAVYGTNFCTSARNAFFLLMRNIIRVAVLDKVTDFLFFLGKLLIVGSVGILAFFFFTQRIKLVQDTAPPLNYYWVPILTVIVGSYLIAHGFFSVYGMCVDTLFLCFLEDLERNDGSAEKPYFMSPDLKKLLKKTNKGQPDA, from the exons ATGGGGGGCCAAGGGGACAACTACTACGGCAAGCACG GGACGCCGCAGAAATATGACCCGACTTTCAAAGGTCCCATTTACGACAG GGGCTGCACGGACATTATCTGCTGCGTCCTGCTGGTCATCGCCATCGTGGGCTACGTGGTGGTGGGTGTCGTGG CCTGGACCCACGGGGACCCCCGGAAGGTGATCTACCCAACCGACAGTCGCGGGCAGTTCTGCGGGCAACAGGGAACCCCCAACGA GAAGAAACCTTTCCTCTTTTACTTCGACATCGTGAAGTGTGCCAGCCCGCTGGTGCTGCTGGAGTTTCAGTGCCCGACCACGCAG ATCTGTGTCAGCAAATGCCCAGACCGGTACCAGACGTACCTGAGCGCCTATGGCTCCCGCACGCCCAGCGAGCTGGAGTACTACCGGCAATTCTGCGTCCCTGAGTTCAAAAACCTGCAGAAG GCTCCCATTGAGGTGCTGAAGGACAAAGAGTGCCCAGCCATGATTATCCCCAGCACCCCAC TGGCGCGGCGATGCTTCCCGGCCATCCGGGCCAAGAAGGGCGTCATCATGGTCGGTAACGAGACCACTTACGACGACGGCCGTGGGCGCCGGAGGAACGTCACTGAGCTTCTGGAAGGGGCCAA AAAAGCAAACGTGGTCCTGGAAACCAGACAACTGGCTATGAAGATCTTTGAAGATTACACGGTTTCCTGGTACTGGATAATAAT AGGCCTCGTGATTGCGATGGTGGCCAGCTTCATCTTCATTGTCCTGCTCCGCTTCCTGGCCGGGATCATGGTCTGGGTGATGATCGTGATGGTGATCCTGGTGCTGGGCTACG GAATCTTCCACTGTTACATGGAATATGCAAAACTAAAAGGGGAAGCGGGTTCTGATGTCTCCCTGAAGGACCTGGGATTTCAGACAGACCTACGCGTCTACCTCCACCTGCGGCAGACGTGGCTGGCGTTCA tGATCATCCTGTGCATCGTGGAGGTGGTGATCATACTGCTGCTCATCTTCCTCCGCAAAAGGATCCTCATTGCCATCGCGCTCATCAAGGAGGCGAGCAG AGCTGTTGGTCACATCATGATGTCGCTGCTGTTCCCGTTGTGCACCTTCTTCCTGCTGTGTCTCTGCATCGCCTACTGGGCCAGCACCGCCGT TTTCCTCTCCACCTCCAACGAGGCGATCTATAAGGTTTTTAACGAGTCTGCGTGCCAGTTTTCCGGGCAGACCTGCAAGCCAGAG ACCTTCAACACGAGCAACGTCACCAAGCTCTGCCCTGACGCCCAGTGCCTCTTCGCATTCTACGGGGGCGAGACGGCGTACCACAAGTATCTCATCGTCCTTCAGTTCTTCAACGTCTTCATGTTCTTCTGGCTCGCCAACTTCGTGATCGCGCTGGGCCAGGTGACGCTGGCCGGGGCCTTCGCGTCGTACTACTGGGCCTTCAAGAAACCCGACGACATGCCCGCCTTCCCCCTCTTCTCCGCCTTCGGCCGTGCGCTCCG GTACCACACCGGCTCGCTTGCCTTTGGCTCTCTGATCCTCGCCATCGTCCAAGTCATCAGGGTCACACTGGAGTATCTGGACCACAGGTTAAAAG CTGCAGATAATAAGTTTGCCAAGTTCCTCCTGAGCTGCCTGAAGTGCTGCTTCTGGTGCCTGGAAAAATTCATCAAATTCCTCAATAGAAACGCATACATCATG ATCGCCGTCTATGGCACCAATTTCTGCACCTCCGCCAGGAACGCATTCTTCCTGCTGATGAGGAACATCATTAG GGTGGCCGTTTTAGATAAAGTCACggatttcctctttttcctcggTAAACTCCTCATCGTGGGAAGCGTCG GAATCCTTGCCTTCTTTTTCTTCACCCAGCGGATAAAGCTCGTCCAAGACACAGCGCCGCCCCTAAATTACTACTGGGTCCCTATTCTG ACGGTGATCGTGGGCTCCTACCTCATTGCCCACGGGTTCTTCAGCGTGTACGGCATGTGCGTGGACAccctcttcctctgcttct TGGAAGACCTGGAGCGTAACGACGGTTCGGCCGAAAAGCCTTATTTTATGTCACCCGACCTGAAAAAGCTCCTGAAGAAGACGAACAAAGGTCAGCCTGATGCCTAG